One Actinomycetota bacterium genomic window, GTACTCGGTCGCGAACAAGGACGCGCTGACGATCTGGGAGGCGCAGTTCGGCGACTTCGTGAACGGCGCCCAGATCATCATCGACCAGTTCATCGTCGCCGCCGAGGACAAGTGGGGTCAGACCTCGCCGTTGGTGATGCTCCTCCCGCACGGCTACGAAGGTCAGGGGCCCGAGCACTCGTCCGCCCGCATCGAGCGGTTCCTGGTCCTCGCTGCGGAAGACAACATCCAGCTCGTCAACTGCACCACGGCAGTGCAGTACTTCCACGTGCTCCGCCGCCAGAAGCACCGCGACGGCCACCACAAGCCGCTGATCGTCTTCACACCCAAGTCCCTGCTCCGCGCCAAGCAGTCGGCCTCGAGCGTCGAGGAGTTCACCACCGGCCACTTCCACGAGACGCTGGACGACGCCGGTGTGGCCGACCCCGGCGCCGTCGAGAGGGTCATCCTGTGCAGCGGGAAGATCGCGTACGAGGCGATGGAGCGGCGTGACAGCCAGGACGCGCCAGCCGCGGTCATCCGCGTCGAGCAGCTGTACCCCTGGCCGGGGGAGCAGATCGGCGAGCTCCTCGACGGCTATCCCAACGCGTCAGAGGTCATGTGGCTGCAGGAGGAACCCGACAACATGGGGCCGTGGCCGTACGTGCACTCCCGGCTGCACCGGGTCCTGCGGGAACGTGACTTGCAGCTCACCCACGTTGCGCGGCCCGAGTCGGCCAGTCCAGCGGTGGGCAGCCACACCGTGCACGAGCAGGAGCAGGAGCAGTTGCTGCGGCGCGCCTTCGCCCGGAAGGAGACCTAGCCGTGGAACCGTTCGATGCCGGACGCCGGCTGATACCCGACGAGCCCATCCTCTCGGTCG contains:
- the kgd gene encoding multifunctional oxoglutarate decarboxylase/oxoglutarate dehydrogenase thiamine pyrophosphate-binding subunit/dihydrolipoyllysine-residue succinyltransferase subunit (kgd; produces succinic semialdehyde; part of alternative pathway from alpha-ketoglutarate to succinate; essential for normal growth), whose product is WPLGEQLAFGSLLLEGTWVRLAGQDSRRGTFSQRHAILVDYETGTEYAPLGNLDRDQGKFFIYDSLLSEYAAVGFEYGYSVANKDALTIWEAQFGDFVNGAQIIIDQFIVAAEDKWGQTSPLVMLLPHGYEGQGPEHSSARIERFLVLAAEDNIQLVNCTTAVQYFHVLRRQKHRDGHHKPLIVFTPKSLLRAKQSASSVEEFTTGHFHETLDDAGVADPGAVERVILCSGKIAYEAMERRDSQDAPAAVIRVEQLYPWPGEQIGELLDGYPNASEVMWLQEEPDNMGPWPYVHSRLHRVLRERDLQLTHVARPESASPAVGSHTVHEQEQEQLLRRAFARKET